Proteins encoded in a region of the Phacochoerus africanus isolate WHEZ1 chromosome 8, ROS_Pafr_v1, whole genome shotgun sequence genome:
- the CACNG8 gene encoding voltage-dependent calcium channel gamma-8 subunit gives MGDPRETTAGTAPPPLPRWWPTAPRLPVVKLESLKRWNEERGLWCEKGVQVLLTTVGAFAAFGLMTIAISTDYWLYTRAFICNTTNLTAGDDGPPPRGGSGSSEKKDPGGLTHSGLWRICCLEGLKRGVCVKINHFPEDTDYDHDSAEYLLRVVRASSIFPILSAILLLLGGVCVAASRVYKSKRNIILGAGILFVAAGLSNIIGVIVYISANAGEPGPKRDEEKKNHYSYGWSFYFGGLSFILAEVIGVLAVNIYIERSREAHCQSRSDLLKAGGGAGGSGGSGPSAILRLPSYRFRYRRRSRSSSRSSEPSPSRDASPGGAGGPGFASTDISMYTLSRDPSKGSVAAGLAGAGAGGGGGGGGGAYGGAAGGAGGGGGGAGAERDRGGASGFLTLHNAFPKEAGGGGVTVTVTGPPAAPAPAPPAPAAAAPGTLAKEAAASNTNTLNRKTTPV, from the exons ATGGGGGATCCAAGAGAGACAA CCGCCGGCAcggccccgcccccgctgccccgGTGGTGGCCCACGGCCCCCCGGCTGCCCGTGGTCAAACTGGAGTCGCTGAAGCGCTGGAACGAAGAGAGGGGCCTTTGGTGCGAGAAGGGGGTGCAGGTGCTGCTGACGACGGTGGGCGCCTTCGCGGCCTTCGGCCTCATGACCATCGCCATCAGCACGGACTACTGGCTCTACACGCGCGCCTTCATCTGCAACACCACCAACCTCACGGCGGGCGACGACGGGCCCCCGCCCCGCGGCGGCAGCGGCTCCTCGGAGAAGAAGGACCCCGGCGGCCTCACCCACTCGGGCCTCTGGAGGATCTGCTGCCTGGAAG GATTGAAAAGAGGCGTCTGCGTGAAGATCAACCATTTCCCGGAGGACACGGACTACGACCATGACAGCGCGGAGTATCTACTCC gCGTCGTCCGGGCCTCCAGCATCTTCCCCATCCTCAGCGCCATCCTGCTGCTGCTTGGGGGCGTGTGCGTGGCAGCCTCCCGGGTCTACAAGTCCAAGAGGAACATCATTCTGGGCGCAGGGATCCTGTTCGTGGCAGCAg GCCTGAGCAACATCATTGGCGTGATCGTGTACATCTCGGCCAACGCGGGCGAGCCGGGCCCAAAGCGGGATGAGGAGAAGAAGAACCACTACTCCTACGGCTGGTCCTTCTACTTCGGCGGGCTGTCGTTCATCCTGGCCGAGGTGATCGGCGTGCTGGCCGTCAACATCTACATAGAGCGCAGCCGCGAGGCGCACTGCCAGTCTCGCTCGGACCTCCTCAAGGCCGGCGGGGGCGCAGGCGGCAGTGGCGGGAGCGGCCCCTCGGCCATCCTCCGTCTGCCCAGTTACCGCTTCCGCTACCGCCGCCGCTCCCGCTCTAGCTCCCGCTCCAGCGAGCCGTCGCCGTCGCGGGACGCGTCTCCCGGCGGCGCCGGGGGCCCAGGCTTCGCCTCCACGGACATCTCCATGTACACGCTCAGCCGAGACCCGTCCAAGGGCAGCGTGGCTGCGGGGCTGGCGGGCGCCGgtgccggcggcggcggcggcggcggcggcggggcgtaCGGCGGCGCCGCCGGGGGCgcagggggcggcggcggcggggcgggcgCCGAGCGGGACCGCGGGGGGGCGTCCGGCTTCCTCACGCTGCACAACGCCTTCCCCAAGGAGGCGGGCGGCGGCGGAGTCACGGTCACGGTCACCGGCCCGCCTGCTGCGCCcgcgcccgccccgcccgcccccgccgcgGCTGCTCCCGGGACCCTGGCCAAGGAGGCCGCCGCCTCTAACACCAACACGCTCAACAGGAAAACCACGCCCGTGTAG